A window of the Pseudoalteromonas sp. A25 genome harbors these coding sequences:
- a CDS encoding PilZ domain-containing protein encodes MAEDKLQKYQPLIKELKSQLGEPNFDKIFDQMTKDISKPDRFLLKMEMSRLSQPIARFIDLRGQVAGEVKPYEYEGKQHFMDDLAIEVFEREIERHGKYTLAVYEEVMQTENNYRVMQKKAQDNESLTDDIVAEQPDHAKLIRFASYESRIEERMNYSIKISVELGKGHAINGTTSDISLSGAKIKIPAKERVRPAQLVSVRLIGLEQEFELGLKEGIQYEVVAVEPLSKEQQHVRLKRTFVENSNAFDEFLDSFIHGNKRRYKVNLDNTMDAIVCKGYEQYYQPRVSSLFVFISQTDKHLLPTIALTNENNAFINYYFEDEKKFSCLYQVLSQARLNAMLSLPSAVKEATLYCFTHIKDGKIYHYSAFDFELAKQAQIRNLFVAYGAQKNSWRTFKIQLMPSHPEDAFIPLSLPANAGKNIEKLNKPPTPRVQSYINNVKYLALITDISSKQQKDAYLALSFNKAIVNQLKIFGRGKALNPPKLEVVSLEYVNLRSHKRYLYKTAVTIHTENQAQISGHTLDLSVMGLQVQLAQPSTMTKGDIIHLDLPDLQKITKQYTLSHLRYEVVAVSKTKTTINLKVSKLTDLPQVASEFFKLLIDSNKDKLQPCKESPRIPGLSTALRNMVTKSVCQFPFYLHKETSHYKIGAVGVGLYPTPIHRLLMYYHNAKPEQLNIKPLFPSGFIESTLTETIRKHSRKSKPLKYTLFVSFNNNEQELTKALKSHCIEQGESLESLELFLKRAVTKHILFVFHLHVSKTGRPDTDYLANELRYVSHYALHKAKELEEGLWQVTGVCDLIDVTDEQLRTLNLDNKLITAMRLRKQAWLKSLLS; translated from the coding sequence ATGGCTGAAGATAAGCTACAGAAATATCAACCTCTGATCAAAGAGTTAAAATCGCAGTTGGGTGAACCTAACTTCGATAAGATTTTTGATCAAATGACTAAAGATATTTCCAAACCTGATCGATTCTTATTGAAAATGGAAATGTCGCGCCTATCGCAGCCTATTGCACGTTTTATTGACTTACGAGGCCAAGTTGCCGGTGAAGTTAAGCCTTATGAATATGAAGGGAAGCAACACTTTATGGATGACTTGGCCATAGAAGTGTTTGAACGTGAGATTGAGCGCCACGGTAAATATACGCTCGCTGTGTATGAAGAAGTAATGCAAACCGAAAATAATTATCGGGTAATGCAAAAAAAAGCACAAGACAACGAAAGTCTAACTGATGATATTGTTGCTGAACAACCGGACCACGCCAAGTTGATCCGCTTTGCTTCATACGAAAGCCGTATTGAAGAAAGGATGAACTACTCTATCAAGATCTCTGTTGAGTTAGGCAAAGGTCATGCTATCAATGGCACAACTTCTGATATTTCTCTCAGTGGTGCAAAAATAAAAATTCCAGCAAAAGAGCGCGTCAGACCGGCTCAACTTGTCAGTGTACGTCTGATCGGTTTAGAGCAAGAGTTTGAGCTTGGTCTGAAAGAGGGCATCCAATATGAGGTGGTGGCTGTAGAGCCTTTATCTAAAGAGCAACAGCATGTGCGCCTTAAAAGAACGTTTGTTGAAAACAGTAACGCTTTCGATGAGTTTTTAGATAGCTTCATTCACGGCAACAAACGTCGCTATAAAGTGAACCTAGATAACACGATGGATGCCATCGTGTGCAAGGGATATGAACAGTATTACCAACCAAGAGTCAGCTCGTTATTTGTTTTTATCTCGCAAACTGACAAGCACCTTTTGCCGACAATCGCGTTAACCAACGAAAACAATGCGTTCATTAATTATTACTTTGAGGATGAGAAAAAGTTCTCATGTTTGTACCAAGTGCTATCGCAAGCTCGGTTAAACGCCATGTTATCTTTACCAAGTGCCGTCAAAGAGGCGACGTTATATTGCTTCACGCATATTAAAGATGGAAAAATTTATCATTATTCAGCGTTTGACTTTGAACTCGCTAAGCAAGCACAAATTCGTAACCTGTTTGTAGCTTATGGCGCGCAAAAAAACAGCTGGCGAACCTTTAAAATACAACTGATGCCAAGCCACCCAGAGGATGCGTTTATTCCTTTGTCTTTACCAGCTAATGCAGGTAAAAATATTGAAAAACTCAACAAACCACCCACACCTCGAGTCCAAAGCTACATTAACAATGTCAAATATTTAGCCCTGATCACAGATATTTCTTCTAAACAGCAAAAAGATGCATATCTGGCACTTTCTTTTAACAAAGCTATTGTCAATCAACTCAAGATTTTTGGTCGTGGCAAGGCGTTAAATCCACCTAAATTAGAGGTGGTGTCTTTAGAGTATGTCAACTTACGCTCTCACAAACGCTATTTATATAAAACAGCAGTAACAATACATACCGAAAACCAAGCGCAAATCAGCGGCCATACTCTAGACTTATCCGTAATGGGGCTTCAGGTACAACTGGCTCAACCTTCAACAATGACGAAGGGCGATATTATTCACCTCGATTTACCTGATCTGCAAAAAATCACAAAGCAATACACGTTAAGTCATTTACGTTATGAAGTAGTGGCTGTAAGTAAAACTAAAACGACGATTAACCTCAAAGTCAGTAAGTTGACTGATTTACCGCAAGTAGCCAGTGAATTTTTTAAACTATTGATAGACAGTAATAAAGACAAACTACAACCTTGCAAAGAGTCGCCAAGGATCCCTGGGTTGTCTACGGCTCTAAGAAATATGGTCACCAAAAGCGTGTGTCAGTTCCCATTTTATTTACACAAAGAAACATCACATTATAAAATAGGTGCCGTAGGTGTAGGGCTCTACCCAACTCCAATCCATCGCTTACTTATGTATTATCACAATGCCAAGCCTGAACAGTTGAATATTAAACCTCTGTTCCCATCTGGGTTTATTGAGAGCACCTTGACTGAAACAATAAGAAAGCATAGCCGAAAAAGCAAACCCCTTAAATATACGCTTTTCGTTAGCTTTAACAACAACGAACAAGAGCTCACTAAAGCGCTGAAAAGCCATTGTATTGAACAAGGTGAGTCACTTGAGTCACTCGAACTTTTCTTGAAGCGCGCCGTGACCAAGCATATTTTGTTTGTGTTTCATTTACACGTATCTAAAACAGGCCGCCCGGATACCGATTATTTAGCAAATGAATTACGCTACGTCAGCCATTACGCCTTACACAAAGCAAAAGAGCTTGAAGAGGGTCTATGGCAAGTGACAGGTGTTTGCGACTTAATTGATGTGACAGATGAACAACTCAGGACGCTCAATCTAGATAACAAATTAATCACAGCGATGCGATTGAGAAAGCAAGCTTGGCTTAAAAGCTTGCTCAGTTAA
- the coaE gene encoding dephospho-CoA kinase (Dephospho-CoA kinase (CoaE) performs the final step in coenzyme A biosynthesis.) — MSNWVLGLTGGIGAGKTAVSNALAKKGIAIVDADVIAKQVVAIDSAGLKAIEKRFGTDILDSEGNLNRAKLRAIIFSDESSKVWLEQLLHPMIRDEILSQLQQATGPYVVLSAPLLFENGLDKLCDHTLLVDVPEHIQVARTTARDDVSNEQVKSIIAAQMSRSEKQKRANTILNNDKSLTDMYNELNILHQNFVSTALNHSTNG; from the coding sequence ATGAGTAATTGGGTATTAGGACTAACAGGTGGCATTGGCGCAGGAAAAACAGCAGTGAGTAATGCCTTAGCAAAAAAAGGGATTGCGATTGTTGATGCAGATGTCATCGCCAAGCAAGTCGTTGCTATCGATAGTGCTGGTTTAAAAGCAATCGAGAAAAGATTTGGCACTGATATACTTGACTCAGAAGGTAATTTAAATAGAGCCAAGCTACGTGCCATTATCTTTTCAGATGAATCTAGTAAAGTATGGCTTGAGCAACTACTTCACCCGATGATCCGCGATGAGATCCTATCACAACTACAGCAAGCAACCGGTCCTTATGTTGTGTTATCTGCACCATTACTTTTTGAAAATGGCCTAGATAAACTATGTGATCACACCCTACTTGTGGACGTACCAGAACATATCCAAGTGGCACGCACCACAGCACGTGATGATGTATCCAATGAGCAAGTAAAAAGCATTATCGCAGCACAAATGTCTCGCTCTGAGAAACAAAAGCGCGCAAATACTATTCTAAATAATGATAAATCATTAACTGATATGTATAATGAATTAAATATACTACATCAAAACTTTGTTTCTACTGCATTAAATCATTCAACAAATGGTTAA
- a CDS encoding pilin, whose translation MARQQQGGFTLIELMIVVAIIGILSAVALPAYQDYVARAQATEAVSLSAGAKTAIAEYHQVNGSYPDANSTPTNTSLATTGTYSSLAVTADTGVITVTMGSNAVSALTGKTFTLTPSTTNNAFKWACTSNADAALLPQGCTVASSGGSGGSGG comes from the coding sequence ATGGCAAGACAACAACAGGGTGGTTTTACCCTTATCGAATTGATGATAGTAGTGGCTATCATCGGTATTTTATCTGCTGTTGCATTACCAGCATATCAGGATTACGTCGCTAGAGCACAAGCAACCGAAGCGGTATCACTTTCAGCGGGTGCGAAAACTGCAATTGCTGAGTATCATCAAGTTAATGGATCATACCCTGATGCTAACTCAACGCCAACAAATACTAGCTTAGCAACTACTGGTACATACTCATCGCTAGCAGTTACTGCTGATACTGGTGTGATCACTGTAACAATGGGCTCAAACGCCGTTTCAGCCTTAACAGGAAAAACCTTTACATTAACTCCAAGTACTACTAATAACGCTTTTAAATGGGCGTGTACCAGTAATGCCGATGCAGCTCTACTACCGCAAGGTTGTACTGTGGCGTCATCTGGTGGTTCAGGCGGTTCAGGCGGCTAA
- the radA gene encoding DNA repair protein RadA, with product MVKKKTAFVCSDCGAEFARWQGQCSECRAWNTVTEFRVPSVKAPPRSAAMAGYAGMVDAKVQTLDEVNLESLPRFSTGFKEFDRVLGGGVVPGSAILIGGSPGAGKSTVLLQTMCLLAQTMNTLYVTGEESLQQVAMRANRLGLPTDKLRTLAETNVETICQLALQEKPSIMVIDSIQVMHMNDVQSAPGSVSQVRESAAYLTRFAKQNQVAIFMVGHVTKDGSLAGPKVLEHCIDCSILLEGSADSRFRTLRGNKNRFGAVNELGVFAMTGQGLKEVSNPSAIFLNRSEEQTPGSLVMVIWEGTRPLLVEVQALVDYSQLANPRRVTVGLEQNRLAMLLAVLHRHGGLQVADQDVFVNVVGGVKVSETSADLALIVALVSSFKNYALERQLVVFGEVGLGGEIRPVPSGQERLKEAAKHGFKRAIVPNANKPKEPIEGMEVIAVNSLSDALEALF from the coding sequence ATGGTGAAAAAGAAAACGGCTTTTGTTTGTAGCGACTGCGGTGCTGAGTTTGCACGTTGGCAAGGGCAGTGCTCAGAGTGTAGAGCTTGGAATACAGTCACTGAGTTTCGCGTCCCTTCGGTTAAGGCTCCCCCGCGTAGTGCTGCAATGGCAGGTTACGCAGGGATGGTTGATGCTAAAGTGCAAACGTTGGATGAGGTAAACCTAGAAAGCTTACCGCGCTTTAGTACTGGTTTTAAAGAGTTTGACAGGGTGCTGGGTGGTGGTGTTGTGCCTGGTAGTGCAATTTTGATTGGTGGTTCACCTGGTGCGGGTAAAAGTACCGTACTTTTGCAGACCATGTGTTTGCTCGCTCAGACAATGAACACATTATACGTAACAGGTGAGGAGTCGCTTCAGCAGGTGGCCATGCGTGCCAATCGCCTTGGGTTGCCAACGGATAAACTACGCACACTTGCTGAAACCAATGTAGAAACTATTTGCCAATTAGCTTTACAAGAAAAACCTAGCATTATGGTGATTGACTCCATTCAGGTTATGCATATGAACGATGTGCAATCGGCACCAGGTAGTGTCTCTCAGGTAAGAGAGAGCGCGGCGTATCTCACTCGATTTGCAAAGCAAAATCAAGTGGCAATTTTTATGGTAGGCCACGTTACCAAAGATGGTAGCTTAGCAGGTCCAAAGGTATTAGAGCACTGCATTGACTGTTCTATTTTGCTAGAAGGCAGTGCTGATAGCCGTTTTCGAACCCTACGAGGCAATAAAAACCGCTTTGGTGCGGTGAATGAACTTGGGGTTTTTGCGATGACAGGCCAAGGCCTTAAAGAGGTGAGTAACCCCTCTGCTATTTTTTTAAACCGCTCAGAAGAGCAAACTCCAGGCTCTTTAGTGATGGTGATCTGGGAAGGAACAAGGCCTTTATTAGTTGAAGTACAAGCATTGGTTGATTATTCGCAATTGGCTAACCCAAGACGGGTTACGGTTGGGTTGGAGCAAAACCGCTTAGCGATGCTGCTTGCTGTTTTACATCGCCATGGTGGCTTACAAGTCGCTGATCAGGACGTATTTGTGAACGTTGTTGGCGGGGTTAAGGTATCAGAAACCAGTGCCGACTTAGCGTTGATAGTTGCGCTGGTTTCGAGTTTTAAAAATTATGCTTTGGAGCGACAGCTGGTTGTTTTTGGTGAAGTGGGGCTTGGGGGCGAGATCCGACCTGTGCCAAGTGGTCAAGAGCGCTTAAAAGAAGCCGCCAAGCATGGCTTTAAGCGCGCTATCGTGCCTAATGCAAATAAACCAAAAGAGCCCATCGAAGGAATGGAAGTCATTGCTGTAAATAGCTTAAGTGATGCACTTGAGGCTCTATTTTAA
- the ampD gene encoding 1,6-anhydro-N-acetylmuramyl-L-alanine amidase AmpD, whose amino-acid sequence MSLDWFEGAHRRPCTFYDDRPEEESVSLLVVHNISLPAGQFGTPYVDALFCGMLDCSAHESFGDLNGLKVSAHCFIRRDGQVLQYVPFSKRAWHAGVSSFLNRAHCNDFSIGIELEGTDNCAYTELQYEQLASLTSQLMTAYPAITKQRIVGHCDIAPGRKTDPGPAFLWPKFYQLLEQQRALL is encoded by the coding sequence ATGTCGTTAGACTGGTTTGAAGGCGCTCACAGGCGGCCCTGTACATTTTATGACGACAGGCCAGAGGAAGAGAGCGTTTCTTTATTGGTTGTGCATAATATCTCTTTACCAGCTGGTCAGTTTGGCACGCCATACGTAGATGCGCTATTTTGCGGCATGCTTGATTGCAGTGCACACGAAAGCTTTGGTGATTTAAACGGGCTTAAAGTGTCTGCGCATTGCTTTATTAGGCGAGACGGGCAAGTACTCCAGTATGTGCCTTTTAGCAAGCGAGCATGGCATGCCGGGGTGTCGAGTTTTTTAAATAGAGCGCACTGCAATGATTTTAGCATTGGCATTGAGCTAGAAGGAACAGATAACTGTGCCTACACCGAGTTACAGTATGAACAATTGGCCTCGTTAACATCGCAGTTAATGACAGCGTACCCAGCAATTACTAAGCAACGAATTGTAGGACACTGTGATATTGCACCTGGGCGAAAAACAGATCCTGGGCCTGCATTTTTATGGCCCAAATTTTATCAACTATTAGAACAGCAAAGAGCATTGTTATGA
- a CDS encoding prepilin peptidase: MLEVLQLMQSHSWFFYLVVGMVSLCIGSFLNVVIYRLPKILHQQWRNECELLVNDNSATEQQNTNASTFNLATPSSHCPSCNAKIKPWQNIPLLSWLILRGRCSQCQTAISVRYPLIELGTAISSLFIAWYFGPTPQTALYLVLTWTLIALIFIDIDHMLLPDQLTLPLLWLVLIASTFNLTIAPSEAIVGAAVGYLSLWSVYWLFKLATGKEGMGYGDFKLLAVFGALLGWQAILTIVLLSSLVGAVIGSIQLVIQGKDKSTPIPFGPYLAIAGWLTLLYGEAIVDWYFSFILA; the protein is encoded by the coding sequence ATGCTTGAAGTACTTCAACTAATGCAGTCACACTCTTGGTTTTTTTACCTCGTAGTAGGAATGGTTAGCCTATGTATAGGTAGTTTTTTAAATGTGGTTATCTACCGTCTGCCCAAAATACTGCATCAGCAATGGCGCAACGAGTGTGAGCTACTAGTTAACGATAACTCTGCCACAGAGCAACAAAATACAAATGCATCTACATTTAATTTAGCAACGCCCAGTTCTCACTGTCCTTCGTGTAATGCCAAAATAAAGCCTTGGCAAAATATACCTTTGCTAAGCTGGTTAATATTACGAGGTCGATGCAGCCAGTGCCAAACAGCAATATCTGTTCGCTACCCCTTGATTGAGCTTGGCACGGCTATAAGTTCATTATTTATTGCTTGGTATTTTGGGCCAACGCCGCAAACAGCTTTATACCTTGTACTAACATGGACGCTGATTGCACTTATTTTTATCGATATTGATCATATGTTATTGCCAGATCAACTCACACTCCCGCTGCTGTGGTTGGTGCTCATCGCCAGTACATTTAACTTAACAATTGCCCCTAGTGAGGCTATCGTTGGCGCAGCCGTCGGCTACTTGAGCTTATGGAGCGTCTATTGGCTATTTAAGTTGGCGACAGGCAAAGAAGGCATGGGCTATGGAGATTTTAAGTTACTTGCCGTTTTTGGCGCCCTATTAGGCTGGCAAGCCATTTTAACCATTGTGCTGTTATCAAGTCTTGTAGGAGCAGTCATAGGTAGCATCCAATTAGTAATCCAAGGCAAAGATAAGAGTACACCGATCCCATTTGGTCCCTACTTAGCCATAGCCGGTTGGTTAACACTGCTATATGGCGAGGCCATTGTAGACTGGTATTTTAGTTTTATTTTGGCGTGA
- the ampE gene encoding beta-lactamase regulator AmpE: MILISIILALIIERLAARGKYWQMSHYADMYVTHSGSIKSIFNSGFGVLIWLVMPSMLLAIIYDAFDSILIELLLNVCVLLICFGCAHQRARYKGYLNALTRGDNEAATLYALQIGQKRTEQEQGGEWFGQTLVWVNFRHYCAVMFWFVLLGAPGAVLYALSRSILEAIDESSEHVLKEHGQRLQTLLHWLDWLPARLASFGYLIIGNFSKGTSCWLKYVLDFKVSNRCVVTSTALAAEQIEQQYAGCTYEATCMMRLVKRNILFYLVLIALLTLFGNLA, encoded by the coding sequence ATGATTTTAATTTCGATCATTTTGGCGTTGATTATTGAGCGTTTGGCTGCACGAGGAAAGTATTGGCAAATGAGTCACTATGCTGATATGTACGTTACCCATAGCGGTTCAATTAAAAGCATTTTTAATTCTGGCTTTGGGGTGCTTATTTGGCTGGTAATGCCAAGCATGTTGTTGGCGATTATCTACGATGCGTTTGACTCTATACTGATTGAACTGTTGTTGAATGTGTGCGTGTTACTCATTTGTTTTGGATGTGCACATCAGCGAGCGCGTTATAAGGGATATTTAAATGCATTAACCAGAGGTGATAATGAGGCCGCCACGCTATATGCTCTGCAAATTGGTCAAAAGCGTACAGAGCAAGAGCAAGGCGGGGAGTGGTTTGGACAAACGCTTGTTTGGGTCAACTTTCGTCACTATTGTGCGGTGATGTTTTGGTTTGTGTTATTAGGTGCACCGGGCGCTGTGTTGTACGCATTATCCCGCAGTATATTGGAGGCAATTGATGAAAGTTCCGAGCATGTGCTTAAAGAGCACGGACAACGACTGCAAACTTTGTTGCACTGGTTAGATTGGTTACCCGCGAGACTGGCCAGTTTTGGCTACTTGATAATCGGTAACTTTTCAAAGGGAACAAGTTGTTGGCTTAAATATGTATTAGATTTTAAAGTCTCGAATCGTTGTGTAGTTACCTCGACTGCGCTTGCCGCCGAGCAAATTGAACAACAATACGCGGGGTGTACTTATGAAGCCACCTGCATGATGCGCTTAGTAAAGCGTAACATATTGTTCTACTTGGTTTTAATAGCTTTGCTTACGCTATTTGGTAATTTGGCATAA
- a CDS encoding type II secretion system F family protein, translated as MSKNTDDKSLDTFKWVGVSTRGKRLEGEMTGTSIALVKAQLRKQGITPSKVKRKPKALFGLNRTPKIDAKDIAVTTRQIATMLNAGVPLIQVLDMIGSGINNKSMKKLITSIADEVRAGQPLSKSLRAYPRHFDDLYCDLVQSGEQSGSLDRVFERIAVYKEKAEALKSKIKKALFYPIAVIIVALIVTSILLIFVVPQFQEIFNGFGAELPAFTLMVIAISEVMQKYWWILLGVLFLGGYTYKEMLFRSKALRNFNDRLLLNLPVVGQILDKAAVARYARTLSTTFAAGVPLIDALDSAAGASGNAIFRNAILDIKSEVSSGNQMNWAMRNTSVFPDMVIQMVAIGEESGSLDSMLAKVASIYEQEVDDLVDGLSSLLEPLIMAVLGVLIGGLIIAMYLPIFQLGSVI; from the coding sequence ATGTCAAAAAACACTGATGATAAGTCATTAGATACTTTCAAATGGGTTGGAGTCAGTACACGAGGCAAGCGCCTTGAAGGTGAAATGACAGGCACTAGTATTGCGCTGGTAAAAGCGCAGCTACGCAAGCAAGGCATCACCCCCTCTAAAGTCAAACGCAAACCTAAAGCACTCTTTGGCCTAAATCGTACGCCCAAAATCGATGCCAAAGACATCGCTGTAACAACGCGACAAATTGCCACCATGCTTAACGCTGGCGTGCCATTAATTCAAGTTTTAGACATGATTGGCTCTGGGATCAATAATAAAAGTATGAAAAAGCTGATAACTTCAATTGCCGATGAAGTTAGAGCTGGACAACCTTTATCTAAATCACTGCGCGCCTACCCGCGCCACTTTGATGACTTGTATTGTGACTTAGTGCAATCAGGAGAACAGTCTGGCTCTCTTGACCGTGTATTTGAGCGCATTGCGGTATATAAAGAAAAAGCCGAAGCACTTAAGTCAAAAATAAAAAAAGCGTTGTTTTATCCAATTGCGGTGATAATCGTTGCCCTCATAGTGACTTCTATTTTATTAATCTTTGTTGTGCCGCAATTTCAAGAAATTTTTAACGGTTTTGGGGCTGAACTCCCTGCTTTTACCCTGATGGTTATTGCTATTTCTGAGGTTATGCAGAAATACTGGTGGATACTACTTGGCGTGCTATTTTTAGGTGGCTACACCTACAAAGAAATGCTATTTCGCTCTAAGGCACTGCGTAACTTTAACGACCGATTGCTACTCAACTTACCGGTTGTTGGGCAAATATTAGATAAAGCAGCTGTTGCACGTTATGCCCGAACACTCTCAACCACCTTTGCCGCTGGCGTACCTTTGATAGATGCGCTTGACTCTGCGGCGGGTGCATCCGGTAACGCAATATTTAGAAATGCCATTTTAGACATAAAAAGTGAAGTAAGCTCAGGTAACCAGATGAATTGGGCAATGAGAAATACCAGCGTCTTCCCCGACATGGTAATACAAATGGTTGCCATAGGTGAAGAGTCTGGTTCACTCGATAGTATGCTAGCTAAAGTTGCCAGCATTTATGAGCAAGAAGTGGACGATCTCGTTGATGGCTTATCAAGCTTACTTGAGCCTTTAATTATGGCGGTGCTGGGCGTTTTAATTGGTGGCCTTATCATAGCGATGTATCTGCCTATCTTCCAATTAGGGTCGGTTATTTAA
- the nadC gene encoding carboxylating nicotinate-nucleotide diphosphorylase, which yields MQSQLISSELISQLVKQALNEDLNYQSAADGDITAQLIPADEQANAYVITREDCVFCGKELILEVFQQVDPQVKVDVLVNDGDHVSANTTLFAASGSARAILTAERTALNFVQTLSGTATTTAHYVKALAGSQTQLLDTRKTVPGLRALQKYAVSCGGGKNHRIGLFDAFLIKENHIAACGGIAKAVSQAKCNHPDKPVEVEVENLEELNQALAAGADIIMLDNFSVADIKQAVALTQSKAKLEVSGNMTLETLSTYAQAGVDFISSGALTKHVHSIDLSMRFKS from the coding sequence ATGCAAAGCCAACTTATCTCTAGTGAATTAATTAGCCAACTTGTAAAACAAGCACTTAACGAAGACTTAAACTATCAATCAGCAGCCGACGGTGATATTACGGCACAATTAATCCCAGCAGATGAGCAAGCCAACGCTTATGTGATCACGCGAGAGGACTGCGTTTTTTGCGGCAAAGAGCTTATTTTAGAAGTGTTTCAACAAGTCGACCCGCAAGTTAAAGTGGACGTGCTAGTCAATGATGGTGATCATGTCAGTGCAAACACCACGCTATTTGCAGCATCGGGCTCTGCTCGCGCTATTTTAACAGCTGAACGCACTGCACTGAACTTTGTACAAACCTTATCAGGCACAGCAACCACTACCGCGCATTACGTTAAAGCATTAGCAGGCAGTCAAACACAACTGCTTGACACCCGAAAAACAGTACCTGGTTTACGTGCACTACAAAAGTACGCTGTAAGCTGTGGTGGTGGGAAAAACCATCGCATTGGGCTGTTCGATGCCTTTTTAATAAAAGAAAACCACATTGCAGCATGTGGTGGTATAGCTAAAGCTGTATCGCAAGCGAAATGTAACCACCCAGACAAACCTGTGGAAGTTGAGGTTGAAAACCTAGAGGAGCTTAATCAAGCTTTAGCAGCTGGTGCCGATATTATTATGCTTGATAACTTTAGTGTTGCAGACATAAAACAAGCCGTTGCTTTGACTCAAAGCAAAGCGAAATTAGAGGTATCGGGTAACATGACGCTCGAGACATTAAGCACCTATGCGCAAGCCGGGGTCGATTTTATCTCCAGTGGTGCGCTAACTAAGCATGTGCACAGTATTGATCTTTCAATGCGTTTTAAATCATAG